From Blastochloris viridis, one genomic window encodes:
- a CDS encoding TIM44-like domain-containing protein, with amino-acid sequence MTARPTFLRLAAVAATGLLLAWPVGDAMAKAGKSSNMGSRGSQTFSAPPATTTAPRPAAPIERSMTQPGQTNPGVNQARPGQPAAQPGGFGRGLLGGIAGGLLGAGLFGLLMGSGFGGMAGLLGLLVQVALIGGLVWLALRLFRRPQPALAGGPAARGPAPLNRAGLDGGADMGRRPMFGGGGAPAQRKAGFDGVGLTAADFDSFEKLLSDVEIAYGRGDVATLRQNTTPEIAGYFADQLAADGTAGRVNRIDDVKLLQGDLAEAWREGPTDYATVAMRFSMVDRTLDTSSGRLLDGSEQPSETTEVWTFRRDNGGAWKLSAIQQG; translated from the coding sequence ATGACGGCTCGACCCACATTCCTGCGCCTTGCGGCGGTTGCGGCAACGGGCCTGCTGCTGGCATGGCCAGTCGGCGATGCCATGGCCAAGGCTGGCAAGAGCTCCAATATGGGCAGCCGCGGATCGCAGACCTTCAGCGCGCCGCCGGCCACCACCACCGCGCCGCGGCCCGCCGCGCCGATCGAGCGCTCGATGACCCAGCCGGGCCAAACCAATCCCGGCGTCAATCAGGCGCGTCCCGGCCAACCCGCCGCCCAACCCGGCGGCTTCGGCCGCGGCCTGCTCGGCGGCATCGCCGGCGGCCTGCTCGGCGCCGGCCTGTTCGGCCTGCTGATGGGCAGCGGCTTCGGCGGCATGGCCGGGCTGCTCGGCCTCCTGGTTCAGGTGGCGCTGATCGGCGGCCTGGTGTGGCTGGCGCTGCGGCTGTTCCGCCGACCGCAGCCGGCGTTGGCCGGTGGCCCGGCCGCACGCGGCCCGGCGCCGCTCAACCGCGCCGGCCTCGACGGCGGCGCCGACATGGGCCGGCGGCCGATGTTCGGCGGCGGTGGCGCCCCCGCCCAGCGCAAGGCCGGCTTCGACGGCGTCGGCCTGACCGCGGCGGACTTCGACAGCTTCGAGAAGCTGCTCAGCGACGTCGAGATCGCTTATGGCCGTGGCGACGTTGCCACGCTGCGCCAGAACACCACCCCTGAAATCGCCGGCTACTTCGCCGACCAGCTCGCCGCCGACGGCACCGCCGGCCGGGTCAACCGCATCGATGACGTCAAGCTGCTGCAGGGCGACCTTGCCGAAGCCTGGCGCGAAGGTCCGACCGACTACGCCACCGTCGCCATGCGGTTCTCGATGGTCGACCGCACCCTCGACACCTCGAGCGGCCGCCTGCTCGACGGCTCCGAGCAGCCGAGCGAAACGACCGAGGTGTGGACCTTCCGCCGCGACAATGGCGGCGCCTGGAAACTGTCGGCGATCCAGCAGGGCTGA
- a CDS encoding LysR family transcriptional regulator — protein MTLDQLRIFVAVAEREHVTRAAGDLALTQSAVSAAVAALEARHATQLFHRVGRGIALTEAGRLFLVEARAVLARAAAAEAMLADLAGLARGHVAVAASQTVANDWLPPRLVAFRTAHPGVTVSLAIGNTAFVASQVGAGIVELGLVEGEVDHPLLAVEAVAEDQLVAVAAPGLAGVPDRALTPDDIRAMRWVARERGSGTRALFEAMVAAAGLTMADLAILLELPSNEAVRAAAAAGGGAAVLSRLAVAGALAAGTLRALDLEPPTRRLLARRFLALRHRERAPSRAGQALMATIRGPD, from the coding sequence ATGACACTCGATCAGCTTCGTATCTTCGTCGCGGTCGCCGAGCGCGAGCACGTCACCCGCGCCGCCGGCGACCTCGCCCTCACCCAGTCGGCGGTGAGCGCCGCGGTGGCGGCGCTGGAGGCCCGCCACGCCACCCAGCTGTTCCACCGCGTCGGCCGCGGCATCGCGCTGACCGAAGCCGGGCGGCTGTTCCTGGTCGAGGCCCGCGCCGTGCTGGCGCGGGCGGCGGCGGCCGAGGCGATGCTGGCCGACCTCGCCGGGCTCGCCCGCGGCCACGTCGCGGTGGCGGCCAGCCAGACCGTGGCCAACGACTGGCTGCCGCCGCGCCTCGTGGCGTTCCGCACCGCCCACCCCGGCGTAACGGTGTCGCTGGCGATCGGCAATACCGCGTTCGTTGCCAGCCAGGTCGGCGCCGGCATCGTCGAACTCGGCCTGGTCGAGGGCGAGGTCGACCACCCGCTGCTCGCGGTCGAGGCGGTGGCGGAGGACCAATTGGTGGCGGTCGCCGCGCCCGGCCTCGCCGGTGTCCCCGACCGGGCGCTGACGCCGGACGACATCCGGGCGATGCGCTGGGTGGCGCGCGAGCGCGGCTCCGGCACCCGCGCCCTGTTCGAGGCCATGGTGGCCGCCGCCGGCCTGACGATGGCCGACCTCGCCATCCTGCTCGAACTGCCCTCCAACGAGGCGGTGCGGGCCGCTGCGGCGGCCGGTGGCGGCGCCGCGGTGCTGTCGCGCCTCGCCGTCGCCGGGGCGCTGGCCGCCGGCACCCTGCGCGCGCTCGACCTTGAGCCGCCGACCCGGCGGCTGCTGGCCCGGCGCTTCCTGGCACTCCGCCACCGCGAGCGCGCGCCCTCCCGCGCCGGCCAGGCGCTGATGGCGACCATCCGCGGCCCGGACTGA
- a CDS encoding tryptophanase, whose protein sequence is MAQVKFFGEAVPLEMHKVRIVQKLNLLPIDQRHKALSVAGNNTFLLQNADVFLDMLTDSGVNAMSDQQLAAMMVADDAYAGSATYTRLDAKLREIFGTDYFLPAHQGRACEHILAKVLVTPGSVVAMNYHFTTTKAHITLQGGVIEELVADVGLEVNSTLPFKGDIDVAKLEAVIKKYGADKIAFVRVESGTNLIGGQPVSLQNMTELRKVCSHYGIPYVLDASLLADNLYFNKTREDSCKNLSIREITRKVADLFDVIYFSARKLGCARGGGICIRDKELYLKMRGLVPLYEGFLTYGGMSVREMEAMVVGLDETMDEDMISQGPLFIAAMVNDLDRRGIPVITPPGGLGCHLDAKRFVDHLPQSQYPAGALAAALYLVSGIRGMERGTLSEQREPDGREVFANMELVRLALPRRVFTLSQVKYAVDRIAWLHENRKLIGGLEFIEEPAILRFFYGLLKPVSDWQDKLVAKFRADFGDSL, encoded by the coding sequence ATGGCACAGGTGAAGTTCTTCGGTGAGGCGGTTCCTCTGGAAATGCACAAGGTTCGCATCGTCCAGAAGCTGAACCTGCTGCCGATAGATCAACGTCACAAGGCGCTCTCCGTCGCCGGCAACAATACGTTTTTGCTGCAGAATGCCGACGTGTTCCTCGACATGCTGACCGACTCGGGCGTCAATGCCATGAGCGACCAGCAGCTCGCGGCGATGATGGTCGCCGACGACGCCTATGCCGGCAGCGCCACCTACACCCGGCTCGATGCCAAGCTGCGCGAGATCTTCGGCACCGACTACTTTCTGCCGGCGCACCAGGGCCGCGCCTGCGAGCACATCCTGGCCAAGGTGCTGGTGACGCCGGGTTCGGTGGTGGCGATGAACTACCACTTCACCACCACCAAGGCCCACATCACCCTGCAGGGCGGGGTGATCGAGGAGTTGGTTGCCGATGTCGGCCTTGAGGTGAACAGCACGCTGCCGTTCAAGGGCGACATCGACGTCGCCAAGCTCGAAGCCGTCATCAAGAAGTACGGCGCGGACAAGATCGCGTTCGTGCGCGTCGAGTCCGGCACCAATCTGATCGGCGGTCAGCCGGTGTCGCTGCAGAACATGACCGAGCTTCGCAAGGTCTGCTCGCATTACGGCATTCCGTACGTGCTCGACGCCAGCTTGCTGGCCGATAATCTTTATTTTAACAAGACGCGCGAGGACAGCTGCAAGAATCTTTCGATCCGCGAGATCACCCGCAAGGTCGCCGACCTGTTCGACGTCATATATTTCTCGGCGCGCAAGCTTGGCTGCGCCCGTGGCGGCGGCATCTGCATCCGCGACAAGGAGCTCTATCTCAAGATGCGCGGGCTGGTGCCGCTCTATGAGGGCTTCCTGACCTATGGCGGCATGTCGGTGCGCGAGATGGAGGCGATGGTCGTCGGTCTCGACGAGACCATGGACGAGGACATGATCAGCCAGGGGCCGCTGTTCATCGCCGCCATGGTGAATGACCTCGACCGGCGCGGTATCCCGGTGATCACCCCGCCCGGCGGCCTCGGCTGCCACCTCGACGCCAAGCGGTTCGTCGATCACCTGCCGCAATCGCAGTATCCGGCCGGCGCGCTGGCCGCGGCGCTCTATCTCGTCTCCGGCATCCGCGGCATGGAGCGCGGCACGCTGTCCGAGCAGCGCGAGCCGGATGGCCGCGAGGTGTTCGCCAACATGGAGCTGGTGCGGCTCGCGCTGCCGCGCCGTGTGTTCACGCTGTCGCAGGTCAAGTACGCGGTCGATCGCATCGCCTGGCTGCACGAGAACCGCAAGCTGATCGGTGGCCTTGAGTTCATCGAGGAGCCGGCGATCCTGCGGTTCTTCTACGGCCTGCTGAAGCCGGTGTCCGACTGGCAGGATAAACTCGTCGCCAAGTTCCGCGCTGATTTCGGCGACAGCCTCTGA
- a CDS encoding YeiH family protein produces MSVPPAPLAALPAQLRPAAGLLPGLALTGAVAGAAALLHLLPGLGDVSPMILAIVLGIAVRNLVGTPNWARAGFAFAVRRVLRFAIVLLGLQLTTAQVAAVGAGGLAIIAASLAATFLVTLWLGRLLKVERDLAVLIGAGTSICGASAVIAANTAVNASDEDVAYAVASVTVFGSLAMVLFPLVPGLLGLTPHAYGLWTGAAIHEIAQVVAAAFQGGPAAGEFGTVAKLTRVMMLAPLVLALAAGARRRGERRQAPLPWFVAGFAALVALNSTVAIPAEVKAPLVAATPFLLSVALAAMGLETDVRRLAAKGLGPLWLGLFAALFIAGFSLVLVMATM; encoded by the coding sequence ATGTCCGTGCCGCCCGCCCCGCTCGCCGCTCTGCCCGCACAGCTCCGCCCCGCCGCCGGCCTGCTGCCCGGCCTTGCGCTCACGGGCGCGGTGGCGGGCGCCGCCGCCCTGCTCCACCTCTTGCCGGGCCTCGGCGATGTCAGCCCGATGATCCTCGCCATCGTGCTCGGCATCGCCGTTCGCAATCTGGTCGGTACGCCGAATTGGGCGCGGGCCGGCTTCGCCTTTGCCGTGCGGCGGGTGCTGCGCTTCGCCATCGTGCTGCTCGGGCTGCAACTCACCACCGCCCAGGTGGCGGCGGTCGGCGCCGGCGGCCTCGCCATCATCGCCGCCAGCCTCGCCGCCACCTTCCTCGTCACGCTGTGGCTCGGCCGCCTGCTCAAGGTCGAGCGCGACCTTGCGGTGCTGATCGGCGCCGGCACCTCGATCTGCGGCGCCTCGGCGGTGATCGCCGCCAACACCGCGGTGAACGCCTCCGACGAGGACGTCGCCTACGCGGTGGCCTCGGTTACGGTGTTCGGCTCGCTGGCGATGGTGCTGTTCCCGCTGGTGCCGGGCCTGCTCGGCCTCACGCCCCACGCCTATGGGCTGTGGACCGGCGCCGCCATCCACGAGATCGCCCAGGTGGTGGCTGCCGCCTTCCAGGGTGGCCCGGCCGCCGGCGAGTTCGGCACCGTCGCCAAGCTGACGCGGGTGATGATGCTGGCGCCGTTGGTACTGGCGCTCGCGGCCGGCGCCCGCCGCCGGGGCGAGCGCCGGCAGGCGCCGCTGCCCTGGTTCGTCGCCGGTTTCGCCGCGCTGGTGGCGCTCAACAGCACCGTCGCCATTCCCGCCGAGGTCAAGGCGCCGCTGGTCGCGGCGACGCCGTTCCTGCTCTCGGTCGCACTGGCGGCGATGGGGCTGGAGACCGATGTGCGGCGGCTCGCCGCCAAGGGGCTCGGCCCGTTGTGGCTCGGCCTTTTCGCCGCGCTGTTCATCGCCGGCTTCAGCCTCGTGCTGGTGATGGCGACGATGTAA